The following proteins are encoded in a genomic region of Oryza brachyantha chromosome 11, ObraRS2, whole genome shotgun sequence:
- the LOC102707533 gene encoding heterogeneous nuclear ribonucleoprotein 1 translates to MEADAGKLFIGGISWDTNEDRLREYFDKYGEVVEAVIMRDRATGRARGFGFIVFADPAVAERVIMEKHMIDGRMVEAKKAVPRDDQHALSKSGGSAHGSPGPSRTKKIFVGGLASTVTEADFRKYFEQFGTITDVVVMYDHNTQRPRGFGFITYDSEDAVDKALFKTFHELNGKMVEVKRAVPKELSPGPSMRSPVGGFVNRANSFLNGYTQGYNPSPVGGYGMRMDARFGLLSGGRSSYPSFGGGYGVGMNFDPGMNPGIGGNSSFNNSLQYGRQLNPYYSGNSGRYNSNVSYGGVSDNTGSVFNSLARNLWGNSGLSYSSNSASSNSFMSSANGGLGGIGNNNVNWGNPPVPAQGASAGSGYGGGNFGYGSSETSFGLGTNAYGRNAGSGGVNTFNQSTNGYGRNFGDSSAGGGGGGSIYGDTTWRSGSSELDGTSPFGYGLGNAASDVTAKNSAGYMGH, encoded by the exons atggaggcggACGCCGGGAAGCTGTTCATCGGCGGCATCTCGTGGGACACCAACGAGGACCGCCTCCGCGAGTACTTCGACAAGTAcggggaggtggtggaggccgTCATCATGCGcgaccgcgccaccggccgcgccCGGGGGTTCGGCTTCATCGTCTTCGCcgaccccgccgtcgccgagcggGTCATTATGGAGAAGCACATGATCGATGGCCGCATG GTGGAGGCGAAGAAAGCTGTTCCCAGGGACGATCAGCATGCTCTGAGCAAGAGTGGTGGCAGTGCTCATGGATCACCAGGGCCAAGCCGCACCAAGAAGATATTCGTCGGGGGTCTAGCGTCCACCGTGACAGAGGCAGACTTCAGGAAGTACTTTGAGCAATTTGGGACGATTACTGACGTTGTGGTGATGTATGATCACAATACACAGCGTCCTAGGGGCTTTGGGTTCATTACGTACGATTCAGAGGACGCTGTGGATAAGGCATTGTTCAAGACCTTTCATGAACTGAACGGTAAGATGGTTGAGGTCAAGCGGGCAGTTCCTAAGGAACTCTCACCTGGTCCGAGCATGCGTTCTCCTGTCGGTGGATTCGTGAATAGAGCCAATAGCTTCCTCAATGGATACACCCAGGGTTATAATCCAAGCCCGGTAGGTGGTTATGGAATGAGGATGGATGCAAGGTTTGGGCTTCTGTCAGGTGGCCGTAGTAGTTATCCTTCTTTTGGTGGTGGTTATGGAGTCGGCATGAATTTTGATCCAGGGATGAACCCTGGTATTGGGGGAAACTCAAGCTTCAACAACAGTCTCCAGTATGGAAGGCAGCTTAATCCATACTACAGTGGAAATTCAGGTAGATACAATAGCAATGTTAGCTATGGCGGAGTCAGTGACAATACTGGGTCAGTGTTCAACTCGCTGGCTCGTAATTTATGGGGTAATTCAGGTCTTAGTTACTCTTCCAACTCTGCAAGTTCTAATTCCTTCATGTCTTCTGCCAATGGGGGCCTTGGTGGAATTGGGAACAACAATGTGAACTGGGGAAACCCTCCTGTGCCTGCACAAGGTGCTAGTGCTGGCTCAGGCTATGGCGGTGGGAACTTTGGTTATGGATCTAGTGAAACCAGCTTTGGTCTTGGTACCAATGCTTATGGAAGGAATGCTGGATCAGGTGGTGTTAATACATTCAACCAATCAACAAATGGATACGGAAGGAATTTTGGAGATTCGTcagcaggtggtggtggtggtggctccATATATGGAGATACAACTTGGAGATCTGGATCTTCCGAGCTTGATGGGACCAGCCCATTTGGGTATGGGCTTGGGAATGCAGCTTCAGATGTTACAGCAAAGAACTCAGCAGGTTACATGGGGCATTAA